Genomic segment of Polynucleobacter necessarius:
GATAAATTCATTAACTGAGTGACTATCCCAAACGCGAGCATTGGAGCATTCTGCGGTTCCGTCACCCATGCAGGTATTGCCTTTGAGTTGATAGCGCCAAGCACCAGTAACCCACCAGTCTTTTTCTGCGTAATGTAAGTTGGGACCCACAAAAGTGGCTCTTTGTACTTGGTTTTGTAAGTTATAGCTAGAGTAGTCATTATGAAAACGTGCCTCAACGCCACCAGACCACTTGGGTGCAAATCGATAGCTTGCGCCCACTAGGAAGTCCAGCATCGACTCAGGAACATTGCCATTGCCAACAAACTTCAATTGCTCATTTGCAACAACAACGTTGCCGGCTAGAGCTAATTTATCGTCAATAAAGTTGGACTGCAGCAATAAACGCGCTTCAATCTCATTCTTGTTCTTACCAATAGTTGGTTCTAAATACAGGCCAACTCCGACTGGAGAGGTGACTGGATTTGTAATGCGATAAATTGCCTCTAGTGAACCACCCTCAATGCCACCTTTTCTGTAGGGTGAGGCTGGGTTATGTGACTCTGGAACAGGTTGTCCGCCAGTGCACGAAGCGCTATCGCCACAAGCTTCTGGATTGGTGTAATTTTGATTTGCATTGACGTAGTAGGCATTAAGGCATCCCGCAATCTGAAAGTCATTCGTGACGCCATATTCCAATTCCGATCTAGAAAACCAAGCGTTATAAGAGCCGGCTGCTTGTTGTTTATTGAGCTGTAAGCGCTGCTCAAACTCAAGCTTTCCTTTTGGCTGTAGATCTAGGGTGTAAATCCATCCAAACGCACCTTCACCCGCATTGGCGAATGAAAAGTGCAAGGCGGTGGCTAATAGGATGCTGAAGGCTACGAGTCTTTTGATGGTCAGTTTCATGGTGATGGTGGTTAGTAAATACAAGTTATTGAGAATGATTCTCAATATACAGTAAATAAGAATAATTCTCAATTGAAAAAATGACCCTGTTTGGCTTGGTGTTGAGATTTGACTGAGAACTTGCTGGGGCTTGTAAGATCAGGGCTATGGATTCAGAAGCCCTAGTGAAGCTGGTCACGATGAAGATGCCTTTCGGCAAGCATGCTGGCCGCGCGCTTGCAGACTTGCCGGGAAATTATTTGGCGTGGTTTGCACGCGAAGGTTTTCCTCAGGGCGAGCTTGGTCAGTTGCTGGAGCTAATGCACACCCTGGATCACAATGGCTTGCGAGGTTTGTTGGCCCCGATTCAAAGGGCTCATGGAATTTCTGCTCGCACTCGCGAACAGTAGACTTACTTTGAGTGCACTATCGCTACGACACGATTGCGTTCGTAGCTCACATTGGGTGAATCAGGTGGACTGCTTTGTGAAAGCCTGACCTGCATTTGCATTTGCATTTGCGTTTGCGCCTCAATCTCCTGTGCCAGACTCTGAGCCAACTGGAGATTGCGGTCGTATTGAAGCTCTATGCTGGCAACCTTTCCAGACTTGATGTTTGAGATTAGTGCCGCTACTTTCTCAGGTGAGTATTGGTCAAAAAAGATTGGATACCAGCCGCCGCCCACTCCTTGCCTAGGTACTGATGCACCCTTCGTCGCTGATTTGATTGACCTACTTTCGGCGCTCTCTACTGGTAAGTGAAAGTCGATACCAGTTTTCTGAATCAATTCAGCGTAGGAGATTGGCGCACTCATTTGCGCATCGTCGGCATTCTCGACCCAATAAGCCCAAGCCAATTTTTTATAAGGGTCATAGACCAGTTTATAAAGATGACTTGGAATGGTGACCTTGCTTTTACCAATGCTGCCGGCATGACCAGTTGAGCCAGTGAAAACGTAGACATCACCTTGCGCACGCTTGATATACATCCGAGTGGGCTCTTCGACCCGCTTTGCCCAGATACCTTGATTATTTTGCCTAGCCTGCGGCATCATATTTGCCAAGGAAAATGACTGCGCCATTCCCCGTTCCCGTGTCATATCAGCAGCCGGCACGTTGTGTCCCCGGTCATAGCCACTGCCACGATAGTCAGCTAGTAGGGCGCGTTCATTGATGGGCAGTCTAGCCTCTTCGTAAAACTGATTAGTGCGGCGCGGACGAGGCGCTTGAAGTTGCTCGCCATTTAACTTTTCGACGGTATAGATGGGCTTTTTATCCGCAGGGGAGTAATAGATTGCAAAATCATCAAAGCAAAGGTCTCGCCCTACCTGGGAAGTGCTGGGTATTTGCTGAGATGGGAAAAGATCTTTGCATTCATCGAAGACGGCGGATGCACTTAGTGGCAGCCAAAGCGAGCTTAATATGAAAAGTTTTACTAGGAAATTCATTGCATCTCAGTGTAATGAGTGTCGTCACCAGGCGCT
This window contains:
- a CDS encoding DUF6662 family protein, with product MKLTIKRLVAFSILLATALHFSFANAGEGAFGWIYTLDLQPKGKLEFEQRLQLNKQQAAGSYNAWFSRSELEYGVTNDFQIAGCLNAYYVNANQNYTNPEACGDSASCTGGQPVPESHNPASPYRKGGIEGGSLEAIYRITNPVTSPVGVGLYLEPTIGKNKNEIEARLLLQSNFIDDKLALAGNVVVANEQLKFVGNGNVPESMLDFLVGASYRFAPKWSGGVEARFHNDYSSYNLQNQVQRATFVGPNLHYAEKDWWVTGAWRYQLKGNTCMGDGTAECSNARVWDSHSVNEFIVKVGFPLN
- a CDS encoding DUF3820 family protein, whose translation is MDSEALVKLVTMKMPFGKHAGRALADLPGNYLAWFAREGFPQGELGQLLELMHTLDHNGLRGLLAPIQRAHGISARTREQ
- a CDS encoding DNA/RNA non-specific endonuclease; the encoded protein is MNFLVKLFILSSLWLPLSASAVFDECKDLFPSQQIPSTSQVGRDLCFDDFAIYYSPADKKPIYTVEKLNGEQLQAPRPRRTNQFYEEARLPINERALLADYRGSGYDRGHNVPAADMTRERGMAQSFSLANMMPQARQNNQGIWAKRVEEPTRMYIKRAQGDVYVFTGSTGHAGSIGKSKVTIPSHLYKLVYDPYKKLAWAYWVENADDAQMSAPISYAELIQKTGIDFHLPVESAESRSIKSATKGASVPRQGVGGGWYPIFFDQYSPEKVAALISNIKSGKVASIELQYDRNLQLAQSLAQEIEAQTQMQMQMQVRLSQSSPPDSPNVSYERNRVVAIVHSK